A stretch of Labilibaculum sp. DW002 DNA encodes these proteins:
- a CDS encoding secondary thiamine-phosphate synthase enzyme YjbQ encodes MIQQVEITLPAYSRGYHLIDSEIHKQLVDLPKTGILHLFIKHTSAAITLNENADPSVRDDFESIMNNLVPENQSYYTHVFEGSDDMPAHVKASLIGPELTIPITKHRLNIGTWQGIYLCEFRNRGGRRKIVATIYS; translated from the coding sequence ATGATACAACAAGTAGAAATTACGCTTCCTGCATATTCAAGAGGTTATCATTTAATAGATTCGGAGATACACAAGCAGCTTGTTGATTTGCCAAAGACAGGTATCCTGCATTTATTTATAAAACACACTTCTGCAGCAATTACCCTAAACGAGAATGCAGATCCTTCAGTTCGAGATGATTTTGAGTCGATCATGAATAATTTGGTTCCTGAAAATCAATCTTACTACACACATGTTTTTGAAGGATCGGACGATATGCCTGCACATGTTAAGGCTTCGTTAATAGGTCCTGAATTAACGATACCAATAACAAAGCATCGTTTAAATATAGGAACTTGGCAAGGAATTTATTTGTGCGAATTTAGAAATAGAGGTGGACGAAGAAAAATTGTAGCTACAATTTATTCCTAG
- a CDS encoding M24 family metallopeptidase C-terminal domain-containing protein: MISSNEPGFYKEGAYGIRHENLILCKEAETSQYGEFLDFETITLCHFETKGLQMELLTPVEKKWLNNYHQLVFDTLSPDLDDDHKTWLKEKTKAI; the protein is encoded by the coding sequence ATGATCAGTTCTAACGAACCTGGCTTTTACAAAGAAGGTGCCTATGGTATTCGACACGAGAATCTAATTCTTTGTAAGGAAGCTGAAACAAGTCAGTATGGTGAGTTCTTAGATTTCGAAACCATTACCTTATGTCATTTTGAAACAAAAGGACTTCAAATGGAACTTCTTACTCCAGTTGAGAAAAAGTGGCTAAACAATTACCACCAATTGGTATTTGATACCTTGTCTCCCGATTTGGACGATGATCACAAAACTTGGTTAAAAGAAAAAACCAAAGCAATATAA